ATGCCCAATCCCGAGGACTGGACGACTCCCAGGTTGATGTATAGCAACACCAACATGCTGGAGGCCTTGCCGGCCGCCCTCGACAACAGCGGGCGGGTGGATACCCTGCTGACTCTCAATGTGGGCGACGACATCCCGTCGGAGGCCAACCGTGTCGCCAGTTTGCGCCTCCGCTTGCTGCTGAACGATCCGGCCGCGGCGCGGTTGCCCAAGAGCAGGAAGCATCCCCCCGTCATGGTCAGGGACAGACTGGTCCCCGAGCGGGTGGGCGGACCGGGTCCGGAGCCCCACTGGACCAGCGGCATGGCGCGAGGCATCGAGAAGCGGGTTGAAGTGAGGATCAACAACCTCAACCTGGGAACCGCTCGCGTGGACGCCGGCTGGTTGGAATTCAAAGTGAAGCCGGACCAGCTTGCCCTGGGAAAGAACCTGGTTGGAGTTTGCGTGGCGGACCGTGCGAGTAACCTTACCCAAGAGATCCTGATCGAGAAGCTGGAGCTGACGGTTCGTTACAAGGAGGCCGCATCGGCCTGACCATCGGTGGCTCGTTTGTCCCGGTTTGGCTGCCGAAGCCGGAACTCCCGGCGCCCGACACACGATTCAGAAGATCGTTTGCATCCCATTTCCAACGGGGAGGGTCATTTCATGAAGCGGCACACCCATGTCCTTTTCTGTGCCTGGGCCGTTGTGTCGAGCCTCGGCTCCGGTTCTCCGGCGGTCTTCTCTCATGACCACCGGTCCGCGGTGGCCCTCGCGGTTGTCGGCGGTTTGGAAGGCTCCGGCACGGCAGAGACTTCCGAAGGAGCGGTCAGCGGGCAGGGAGCCATGAAGTTTCGGGTCCTGTATACCTCCAAACGGTTGCCCGAGGAAGCCAGGAAGGTCCTGGCCGCTGCCCACGGGGGCTTCACGGTGGACCGTCGCCCCGGAAGGGGAGAGACCTATTTCGCCCTGGCCGGAGCGGGAATTCTTCAGATCAGCGCCGATCTGAAGACGGTGCGGCTGCTGGAGACGCCGGAGGCGATCAGAGAAGTGAATCTGCACAATGTCACCATCTGGTACGGCCCCGATGGAACAGGCTACTTGACCTTTCCGGCCCACAAGACCGGCGACATTTACACCACCACGCTTGACGGAGCCCTGGTCCACACGCTGCAGTCGCCCACGCCGAAAGACGACTTCGATCATCCCACCGTCAACGACTACTTCCGGGGAAAGGGGAATTTCGCTCCCACCGACGTGGAGCATCTCGACGGAACGCTCTACGTGACGACGGGTTACTCGAGCCTCGACTACGTTCTGACGGCCCGAGTCCTGGGCACCGACCCCTTTCGGGTCACCTGGCACGACCTGGCTTTCGGCGGCAAGGGCAGCGGCCCCGGCCGGTTCGGCACGGGGCACGGCATTACCCTCACTCCCGACAAGCAACAACTGGCGGTTTCGGACCGACCCAACGCCAAAGTGGAGCGCTTCACCCGCTACGGGCACTACCGGTCCACCCTGAAGCTGCCGGTCGGTTCCTTTCCCATCGACATCGACTACGTAGGGAAATACGCGGTGGTGGGTTGCCTGTATGGCCCGGACCGCAGCAAGGGAGCCCCCATCTACATTCTGGAAGGGGACCGGGTGATCTCCACGGTGATGGTCAAGGATGAGCTGGGACTGGAAACCTTCCAGCACATCCACGACGCCGTGGTGCGCCGGATCGACGGCAAGCTCTACATCATCGCCCAGACCTGGAACCCCGGGGACGTCGCCATCCTGGAGCAGGTCACTCCCTGACCGATTCAAAAGGCTATGCGCTGGATTCGGTCGACGGCGTCGAAATGGCTGTCGTTGCTCAGCAGCGGCAGACCGTGCTGGCGGGCCAATGCGGCAATCCAGACGTCATTAGGCGGTATCGGAGCCCCCAGCCGCTTCAATTCCAGTCGAATATCGGCATAGGCATCTGCCGTCGCCGAGGTGATGGTTGCGATTTCCGTCAACGGCAAGAAACGGGAGAGCCAATTCTGATAGCGGAGCCGGTGGCGCGATTGGCGGATGCCGAAGTAGTACTCGCCGAGAACGACGCTGGGGACCACCAACCGCTCAGCCGAGCGTAGCGGCGCTTCGACCCCGGAGTTCCCCTGCGCCCAGGCGGACAAGGCGTTGGTGTCGAGGATCATCGCGGGTCTTTGTAGAGATCTTCAGGGGAGATCCGCTCGAACTCTTCCTCTATTGATTGGAGGACATGACGGTTCTCGTCGGCAAGGTCGGATAGCCTGCCGAATCCGGCCATCCAGGGAGGCTCGACACCTTCGTTCCGGGTCTCGACGGTGCAGCGCCGAAGTCGTTCCTTAAGAGCTTCGGTGAAGAACTCCTTCAAAGTCATGCCGCGGGCGGCGGCGATAGCCTTGGCCTGCCGGAAGGTAGCGTCGGGGAGATCAATGGTCGTCTTCATAGAGCCATATTCCCATATTTACGGTACAGCATCAAGTCCTCTTGTTCGGTGTGAGTGGGCGTCGGGAACGCCCTACGTGGCTTCGGGTAGGTGCGAGCCGTTGTCATCTATCCTGTTTTCGGAAATGCGCTGTAGACTAGGGGACCGAGCCCGATTCACGGTCGAGGAGAGCATGCCGAGCCCGACGTCATGCTTGGGCATCGCAGACAGCGTGTCTGTCGCATTGGCGTTCGTGCCCGGCATCAGCGCCCAACTATCTTCGAGCAGGCAAGTAGGCTCCATCGCGGCTGCGCTCTCCCGGGGCGCCGCCGTCGTCG
The sequence above is drawn from the Acidobacteriota bacterium genome and encodes:
- a CDS encoding type II toxin-antitoxin system VapC family toxin, whose translation is MILDTNALSAWAQGNSGVEAPLRSAERLVVPSVVLGEYYFGIRQSRHRLRYQNWLSRFLPLTEIATITSATADAYADIRLELKRLGAPIPPNDVWIAALARQHGLPLLSNDSHFDAVDRIQRIAF